A genomic segment from Prosthecobacter fusiformis encodes:
- a CDS encoding transposase, translated as FCTCSRGGSWRALDVPGVAWETVYGHFRRWAKAGLWDQAMQQMKWHAGKNLGMIDSTHIKVHRDGANPAGGQEQQAMSRTKGGLNTKLHAAVDGRCQPQALILTAGTEADVLHAPALLESVEGRRVLMDKAYDSDG; from the coding sequence TTCTGCACGTGCTCAAGAGGCGGCTCCTGGCGTGCTTTGGACGTCCCTGGCGTTGCCTGGGAAACCGTTTATGGCCACTTCCGCCGCTGGGCCAAGGCCGGTCTCTGGGATCAGGCCATGCAGCAGATGAAATGGCATGCAGGCAAGAACCTCGGCATGATTGACTCCACCCACATCAAGGTCCACCGCGACGGGGCCAACCCCGCCGGAGGCCAGGAACAACAGGCCATGAGCCGCACCAAGGGCGGACTCAACACGAAGCTGCATGCTGCGGTGGACGGGCGCTGCCAGCCTCAAGCCTTGATTTTGACGGCAGGCACGGAGGCTGATGTCTTGCATGCGCCAGCTTTGCTTGAATCTGTGGAGGGCAGGCGGGTGCTCATGGACAAGGCTTATGACAGCGATGGGTAG
- a CDS encoding transposase yields MKACIPPRSNRVAPAAYDKALYKKRNCVENFFEKIKRMRRIATRYDTTDVSFMAFVLLGICTLSLRNQF; encoded by the coding sequence ATGAAAGCCTGCATTCCGCCGCGCAGCAACCGGGTGGCCCCTGCGGCTTACGACAAGGCGCTTTACAAGAAAAGGAACTGCGTGGAGAACTTCTTTGAGAAGATCAAAAGGATGCGGCGCATCGCCACGCGCTACGACACAACCGATGTCTCCTTCATGGCCTTTGTCCTCCTTGGCATCTGCACTCTATCTCTCAGAAACCAATTTTAA
- a CDS encoding rhodanese-like domain-containing protein, translating into MKKLLALALSLVAASAMAAEYPDISISDLKTAISEKKVTVIDVNGSDSYAEGRVPTAIDFEAKGGELEKVLPADKNALVVAYCGGPSCNAYKAAAKKATELGYTNVKHLSAGKSGWKKAGEELEK; encoded by the coding sequence ATGAAGAAACTGCTCGCACTCGCCCTCTCCCTCGTCGCCGCATCCGCCATGGCTGCCGAGTATCCGGACATCAGCATCTCCGACCTCAAGACCGCCATCTCTGAGAAGAAGGTGACCGTCATCGACGTCAACGGTTCTGACTCCTACGCTGAAGGCCGCGTGCCGACCGCCATCGACTTTGAAGCCAAGGGCGGCGAACTGGAAAAAGTCCTTCCTGCTGACAAGAACGCCCTCGTCGTGGCCTATTGCGGCGGCCCTAGCTGCAACGCCTACAAGGCTGCTGCCAAGAAGGCCACTGAGCTGGGCTACACCAACGTCAAGCACCTTTCCGCAGGCAAGTCCGGCTGGAAGAAAGCTGGCGAAGAACTCGAGAAGTAA
- a CDS encoding UDP-glucuronic acid decarboxylase family protein: MRILITGGAGFLGSHLCERLLNEGHDVLCMDNFFTGRKANIAHLLPNPNFELFRHDVIDPFKAEVDRIYNLACPASPPHYQYNAIKTIKTSVMGAINVLGLAKRTRARVFQASTSEVYGDPEVHPQPETYWGHVNPIGIRSCYDEGKRVAETLFFDYHRQNGVDIRVVRIFNTYGPRMLPDDGRVVSNFIVQALRGQNITIYGDGSQTRSFCYVDDLIEGFVRLMETPGITGPINIGNPGEFTMLQLAEQVLKKIGGPSKITFHPLPSDDPKQRRPDITLAKTHLGWEPKVPLEEGLDRTIAYFKTVVAV, encoded by the coding sequence ATGAGAATCCTCATTACCGGCGGCGCGGGTTTCCTTGGCTCCCATCTTTGCGAACGGCTCCTGAACGAGGGCCACGATGTCCTGTGCATGGACAACTTTTTTACCGGGAGAAAAGCCAACATCGCCCACCTGCTCCCGAATCCAAACTTCGAGCTGTTCCGGCATGATGTGATCGATCCTTTCAAGGCCGAAGTGGACCGCATTTATAACCTGGCCTGTCCCGCCTCTCCGCCGCATTACCAGTACAATGCCATCAAGACCATCAAGACCTCCGTCATGGGCGCCATCAATGTCCTGGGTCTGGCCAAGCGCACCCGTGCCCGTGTCTTCCAGGCCTCCACTTCTGAAGTCTATGGCGACCCTGAGGTGCATCCGCAGCCAGAGACCTACTGGGGCCATGTGAACCCCATCGGCATCCGCTCCTGCTATGATGAAGGCAAGCGTGTGGCTGAAACTTTGTTCTTTGATTACCATCGCCAAAACGGCGTGGACATCCGCGTAGTGCGCATCTTCAACACCTATGGCCCGCGCATGCTGCCGGATGACGGCCGTGTGGTGTCCAACTTCATCGTGCAGGCCCTGCGCGGTCAGAACATCACCATCTATGGCGATGGCAGCCAGACCCGCAGCTTCTGTTATGTGGATGACCTCATCGAAGGCTTTGTCCGCCTCATGGAGACCCCCGGCATCACCGGCCCGATCAACATCGGAAACCCCGGCGAATTCACGATGCTTCAGCTTGCCGAGCAGGTGCTGAAAAAGATCGGTGGCCCGTCCAAGATCACCTTCCACCCCCTGCCTTCGGATGATCCTAAGCAGCGCCGCCCTGACATCACCCTGGCGAAAACCCACCTCGGCTGGGAGCCGAAGGTGCCGCTGGAGGAAGGTCTGGACCGCACCATCGCATACTTTAAAACGGTGGTGGCTGTCTGA
- a CDS encoding UDP-glucose 6-dehydrogenase, whose translation MNICCIGAGYVGGPTMAMIAAKCPDIRVEVVDLNEARIAAWNSDDLPIYEPGLDEIVRQSRGRNLFFSTGVNEAIRAADIIFVSVNTPTKTFGMGADKAADLRYVEAVARTIAEVVDEPKIIVEKSTIPVKTAEAILSILASNGKGLKHQVLSNPEFLAEGTAVADLTAPDRILIGGETTPEGQIAIETLVSVYAHWVPRERILTTNLWSSELSKLVANAFLAQRISSINSISALCEATGADVDEVARAIGTDSRIGPKFLKSSVGFGGSCFQKDVLNLVYLCGHFGLPDVAAYWDHVIRMNDWQKRRFSERIVRTLFNTVTGKRIAVLGFAFKKDTDDTRESAAIYVCKDLLEERANLAIHDPKVKPAQMRSDLSLAEGDSRVTFAATAEEAAADAHALLVLTEWECFKDLDFEKIYQKMLKPAWIFDGRNLLDRPKLEAIGFKVYSIGKPLNRS comes from the coding sequence ATGAATATTTGCTGCATTGGTGCTGGTTACGTTGGCGGTCCCACCATGGCCATGATCGCTGCCAAGTGCCCGGATATCCGGGTGGAGGTGGTGGATCTGAATGAGGCACGCATTGCCGCCTGGAATTCGGACGATCTGCCCATTTATGAACCCGGCCTGGATGAAATCGTCCGCCAGTCGCGTGGGCGGAATCTCTTTTTTAGCACGGGCGTTAATGAGGCTATCCGGGCTGCGGACATCATCTTCGTCAGTGTGAATACCCCCACCAAAACCTTCGGTATGGGGGCCGATAAAGCAGCGGACCTGCGGTATGTGGAGGCCGTGGCCCGTACCATCGCTGAGGTGGTGGACGAACCAAAAATCATCGTCGAAAAAAGCACCATCCCGGTAAAAACGGCGGAGGCCATCCTCAGCATCCTGGCTTCCAATGGCAAGGGGCTCAAGCATCAGGTCCTCTCCAATCCTGAATTCCTTGCCGAAGGCACCGCCGTCGCAGATCTCACCGCCCCGGACCGTATCCTCATTGGTGGGGAGACGACCCCGGAAGGCCAGATTGCCATTGAGACCCTGGTCAGCGTTTATGCCCATTGGGTGCCACGCGAGCGCATCTTGACGACGAACCTGTGGTCCTCGGAGCTTTCCAAGCTCGTCGCCAATGCCTTCCTGGCCCAGCGCATCTCCTCCATCAATAGCATCTCCGCCTTGTGTGAGGCCACCGGGGCCGATGTGGATGAGGTGGCACGCGCCATCGGGACGGATTCGCGCATCGGGCCTAAGTTCCTCAAGTCCTCCGTAGGATTTGGCGGTTCCTGCTTTCAAAAGGATGTGCTGAACCTCGTTTATCTCTGCGGTCACTTCGGCCTGCCGGATGTCGCGGCCTACTGGGATCATGTGATCCGGATGAATGACTGGCAGAAACGCCGTTTCTCCGAGCGCATCGTGCGTACCCTTTTCAATACGGTCACGGGCAAGCGCATCGCTGTGCTCGGTTTCGCCTTCAAAAAGGACACCGACGACACCCGTGAATCCGCCGCCATCTATGTCTGCAAAGACCTGCTGGAGGAGCGTGCGAACCTGGCCATCCATGATCCCAAGGTCAAACCTGCCCAGATGCGCAGCGACCTCTCCCTGGCCGAGGGGGACTCCCGTGTCACCTTTGCCGCCACGGCTGAAGAAGCCGCCGCCGATGCCCATGCCCTGCTGGTGCTGACGGAATGGGAATGTTTCAAGGATCTGGACTTTGAAAAGATCTACCAAAAGATGCTCAAGCCCGCCTGGATCTTTGATGGCCGCAACCTCCTCGACCGACCCAAGCTTGAAGCCATCGGCTTCAAGGTCTATAGCATCGGCAAGCCTCTGAATCGCAGTTGA
- the gmd gene encoding GDP-mannose 4,6-dehydratase, which produces MPTALITGITGQDGSYLAEQLLAKGYTVHGMIRRASNFNTQRIEHLFNDPEIYNQKLFLHHGDLTDSSNLNRLLEKTSPNEIYNLAAQSHVKVSFEVPEYTAEVDGLGTLRFLDAIKEVGLEKRARFYQASTSELYGLVQEVPQTEKTPFYPRSPYGVAKLYGYWIVVNYRESYGLHASNGVLFNHESPRRGETFVTRKITRAAGRIREGLQTDVSLGNLSAQRDWGYAPEYTEMMWRMLQKEEPGDYVCATHETHTVRKFCEHAFAAVDMPLTFEGEGEDEVGRDEKGIVRVKVNRDYYRPAEVELLIGNPEKARRELGWSPKVTFEELVTIMAAADWSLAKKEKALMV; this is translated from the coding sequence ATGCCCACCGCACTCATCACTGGCATCACCGGCCAAGACGGTTCCTACCTCGCAGAACAGCTCCTCGCCAAGGGGTATACGGTCCACGGCATGATCCGGCGGGCATCGAACTTCAATACCCAGCGTATTGAGCACTTGTTCAATGACCCTGAAATCTATAACCAGAAGCTCTTTCTGCATCATGGGGACCTCACGGATTCCAGTAACCTGAACCGGCTTCTGGAAAAGACCTCGCCTAACGAGATCTATAACCTGGCGGCACAGAGCCATGTGAAGGTTTCTTTTGAAGTGCCGGAGTATACGGCGGAGGTGGATGGCCTGGGCACGCTGCGGTTTCTGGATGCGATCAAGGAAGTGGGGCTGGAGAAACGGGCGCGCTTTTACCAGGCCTCCACCAGTGAGCTTTATGGCTTGGTGCAAGAGGTGCCGCAGACGGAAAAGACCCCGTTTTACCCGCGCTCCCCCTATGGTGTGGCTAAGCTCTATGGGTACTGGATTGTCGTGAACTATCGCGAATCCTATGGCCTGCACGCTAGCAATGGCGTCCTCTTTAACCATGAGTCCCCGCGTCGTGGGGAGACTTTTGTGACGCGTAAGATCACCCGGGCTGCTGGGCGTATTCGTGAGGGGTTGCAGACGGATGTCTCCCTGGGGAATCTGAGTGCCCAGCGTGACTGGGGGTATGCGCCGGAGTATACGGAAATGATGTGGCGCATGCTGCAAAAGGAGGAGCCGGGGGACTACGTATGCGCCACCCATGAAACGCATACGGTGCGGAAATTCTGTGAGCATGCCTTTGCGGCAGTGGATATGCCGCTGACCTTTGAGGGCGAAGGTGAGGATGAAGTGGGTCGGGATGAAAAGGGCATCGTGCGGGTGAAGGTGAACCGCGATTATTACCGTCCGGCGGAGGTGGAACTCCTCATCGGAAATCCTGAAAAGGCCCGGCGTGAGCTTGGTTGGTCACCGAAGGTGACGTTTGAGGAACTGGTCACGATCATGGCGGCGGCGGATTGGTCCCTGGCGAAGAAAGAAAAGGCTCTCATGGTTTAA